From Haloarcula sp. CBA1127, a single genomic window includes:
- a CDS encoding DUF4349 domain-containing protein, with product MASRIRVLAVVGLLLLAGCTGMGGSGDAGEAQGGGDGAQMSSSGDGSSQPVEADSGASAGDPESIQAGDAAADRAIIRNGRMVVEVENYSTTADAIAARARTSGGYVSDSNRELHRDDGETWYTGYIVVRVPSEEYEPTQSMVSKQGTVRSEETTTKDVTDKLVDLEARLTNLRERRDRLRTFYEQANSTEELLRIEEQLSSVQSDIERLEAQKRSLEQRVAYSTLRVEIHEPAPEPSAQQVPYHERSLVAAFLSSVTDVYVFTRGLLVTAASLAPWLVVLAVPVVGGRRLLRGRSLPLLGRRGTSESATEDGDNGGSGPQQDPTPEPTDESPDDEA from the coding sequence ATGGCTTCCCGAATCAGGGTCCTCGCTGTCGTCGGTCTCCTCCTGCTGGCCGGCTGTACTGGCATGGGCGGAAGTGGCGATGCGGGCGAGGCACAGGGCGGCGGTGACGGCGCACAGATGTCCAGCAGCGGCGACGGGTCGAGTCAGCCTGTCGAAGCGGATTCCGGGGCGAGCGCTGGTGATCCCGAAAGCATTCAGGCCGGCGACGCGGCAGCCGATCGGGCAATCATTCGCAACGGACGGATGGTGGTCGAAGTGGAGAACTACTCCACGACAGCCGACGCAATCGCCGCCCGCGCTCGCACGTCCGGCGGGTACGTGAGCGACTCGAACCGCGAACTCCACCGTGACGACGGCGAGACGTGGTACACCGGCTACATTGTCGTTAGAGTGCCGAGCGAGGAGTACGAGCCGACGCAGTCGATGGTCAGCAAGCAGGGAACGGTCCGCTCCGAGGAAACAACGACGAAAGACGTGACCGACAAGCTCGTCGACCTCGAAGCACGGCTGACCAACCTCCGGGAGCGCCGCGACCGACTGCGGACCTTCTACGAACAGGCCAACAGCACAGAGGAACTGCTCCGCATCGAGGAACAACTGTCGTCGGTCCAGAGCGATATCGAACGCCTCGAAGCACAGAAGCGCTCGCTTGAACAGCGGGTCGCCTATTCGACGCTGCGTGTCGAGATCCATGAGCCAGCGCCCGAGCCGTCGGCCCAGCAAGTACCGTACCACGAGCGGTCGCTTGTCGCTGCGTTCCTCTCGTCAGTGACCGACGTGTACGTGTTCACCCGTGGGCTGCTGGTGACCGCCGCGAGTCTTGCGCCGTGGCTCGTCGTCCTCGCCGTCCCAGTCGTCGGCGGCCGCCGACTCCTTCGCGGGCGGTCGCTCCCGCTGCTGGGTCGACGTGGCACGTCTGAATCAGCCACAGAAGACGGCGACAACGGCGGTAGCGGCCCACAGCAGGACCCCACTCCCGAACCGACTGATGAGTCGCCCGACGACGAGGCGTAG
- a CDS encoding Rrf2 family transcriptional regulator — MVSIDLNNSQRTMLTTLVNRYQQTGEAVTGETIAEEIDRNPGTVRNQMQSLTSLGLVEGIPGPTGGYKPTSEAFDAIDRQQIDEAESVVVAHDYDRVDVTVEEINFTNVHDPEKCRARFHLQSSVQDFSEGQAVILGPTPISKLVVAGTVVAVDESNSEILLDVAKIEGPVEEPDK, encoded by the coding sequence ATGGTTAGCATCGATCTGAACAACAGCCAGCGAACGATGCTTACGACGCTGGTAAACAGGTATCAACAGACCGGTGAGGCAGTTACCGGCGAGACAATCGCGGAGGAAATCGACCGGAACCCCGGAACGGTACGGAACCAGATGCAGAGTCTGACCTCGCTGGGACTTGTCGAAGGTATTCCCGGCCCAACGGGTGGGTACAAGCCGACATCCGAGGCATTCGACGCAATCGACCGCCAGCAGATAGACGAGGCAGAGAGCGTCGTCGTCGCCCACGACTACGATCGGGTCGACGTCACCGTCGAGGAAATCAACTTCACGAACGTTCACGACCCGGAAAAGTGCCGCGCCCGGTTCCACCTCCAGAGTTCGGTGCAGGATTTCAGCGAGGGACAGGCCGTCATTCTCGGCCCGACGCCGATCTCGAAGCTCGTCGTCGCCGGGACGGTTGTCGCTGTCGACGAATCGAACAGCGAAATCCTCCTCGATGTCGCGAAAATAGAAGGCCCTGTAGAAGAACCGGACAAATAG
- a CDS encoding DUF5796 family protein — MSNRSDIAPDTVSVELTEDGVVVEYLDGRQAFYHGVPTAVEERIQTAPGKDTHVLITDKTETSGILVYVNDLRTHDDILEETGVGRVILDDGEEDELFPGVTVRDNQMRTAVEVDYDVTNGRVFVFEEDELGERSFEIVEG; from the coding sequence ATGAGCAACCGGTCGGACATCGCACCGGACACCGTCTCGGTCGAGTTAACCGAGGACGGCGTCGTCGTGGAGTACCTCGACGGCCGCCAGGCGTTCTATCACGGCGTCCCAACGGCGGTCGAAGAGCGTATCCAGACAGCCCCGGGGAAAGACACACACGTCCTGATAACCGACAAAACGGAGACATCAGGTATCCTCGTGTACGTCAACGACCTCCGGACGCACGACGACATTCTCGAAGAAACGGGCGTCGGACGGGTCATTCTCGACGACGGTGAGGAAGACGAACTGTTCCCGGGCGTCACGGTCCGGGACAATCAGATGCGGACGGCAGTTGAGGTGGACTACGACGTGACGAACGGCCGGGTATTCGTCTTCGAGGAGGACGAACTCGGCGAGCGGAGCTTCGAAATCGTCGAGGGGTGA
- a CDS encoding carbon-nitrogen family hydrolase, which produces MRLTLAQIDVSSDSVAENVSRATTAIRDAAAEGADLVVLPELFNIGYFAFDRYAREAEGLDGETLSRIRSVATDNDVAVLAGSVVEDLAASADSGFDVPADEGLANTAVFFDRDGERRAVYRKHHLFGYDSAESQLLERGETVPTVDFEGFTVGVTTCYDLRFPELYRHLVDEGVTLTLVPSAWPYPRVEHWKLFGRARAVENQLYVAAANGVGQFEDAELLGRSTVYDPWGTTLASADDHPALVTAALDPARVEQVRDEFPALADRRTDWP; this is translated from the coding sequence ATGAGGCTCACGCTTGCCCAGATAGACGTATCGTCAGACTCGGTGGCCGAGAACGTCAGTCGCGCGACGACCGCCATCAGGGACGCGGCCGCGGAGGGCGCGGACCTCGTCGTGCTCCCGGAACTGTTCAACATCGGGTACTTCGCCTTCGACCGCTACGCCCGTGAGGCAGAGGGGCTGGACGGCGAGACGCTTAGCCGGATTCGCAGCGTCGCAACAGACAACGACGTGGCGGTGCTGGCCGGGAGCGTCGTTGAGGACCTCGCGGCCAGCGCTGACAGCGGGTTCGACGTGCCCGCGGATGAGGGGCTGGCCAATACTGCTGTATTCTTCGACCGCGACGGGGAGCGCCGGGCGGTGTACCGGAAACACCATTTGTTCGGCTACGATTCCGCGGAATCCCAGTTACTGGAGCGGGGTGAGACGGTTCCGACTGTCGACTTCGAGGGATTCACCGTGGGAGTCACCACCTGCTATGACCTCAGGTTCCCGGAACTGTATCGCCACCTCGTCGACGAAGGCGTGACGCTGACGCTCGTGCCCAGCGCGTGGCCGTATCCGCGCGTCGAACACTGGAAACTGTTCGGTCGCGCCCGTGCCGTCGAGAACCAACTGTACGTCGCCGCGGCGAACGGCGTCGGACAGTTCGAGGACGCGGAACTGCTGGGTCGGTCGACGGTGTACGACCCGTGGGGGACGACACTCGCCAGCGCTGACGACCACCCGGCGCTGGTGACCGCCGCCCTCGACCCAGCGCGCGTCGAGCAGGTCCGCGATGAGTTCCCGGCGCTTGCTGATCGCCGGACAGACTGGCCGTAA
- a CDS encoding alkaline phosphatase family protein, with translation MTKTLVVGLDGASWELLDPWIEAGELPNLAALRDTGTWAGTRSCLPPVTFPNWKCYSSGKDPGGFGVFWFENVDLAAGEINVMNGGDYDTAELWDYLNDEGQSAGVVNMPTMYPPRDIDGLVVAGGPDAVEGEYRSISSGYTSPPELAEELESRFDYSVHPEPLLSSNDERGAEVKAILDLLEKRFEVATTLMDERDLDFVHVTLFYLNVLHHFFWDDDPSLRAWQLVDEWVGRFDDREDLNLVLMSDHGCDATQTEFYINEWLAENGYQVRDTSVDALLTRIGLDRENLLAVAKRAGLVDTLARVVPESIQQLVPQRDGVKRDRKLEAIDLEQTKVVASGQGPVYINPRFDVESVRESLMADLREVEDEHGPLFTDVYRGEDVYNGPYVDAGPEVVVDQRPGVHVNDGIGGGTIQSGPDRWAAENTPYGIFAASGPDFEPQGELDRISILDIAPTVLAAHGCAVPTDMRGKVLPVFPDDPDVGERAPLSIEDALGSDDGDAVEDRLKQLGYME, from the coding sequence ATGACGAAGACCCTCGTCGTCGGACTCGACGGAGCGAGCTGGGAACTGCTCGACCCGTGGATCGAGGCCGGCGAGCTCCCGAATCTGGCCGCGCTGCGGGACACCGGCACCTGGGCGGGGACGCGGAGCTGTCTGCCGCCGGTGACGTTCCCGAACTGGAAGTGCTACTCCTCGGGCAAGGACCCCGGCGGGTTCGGCGTCTTCTGGTTCGAGAACGTCGACCTCGCCGCGGGCGAGATCAACGTGATGAACGGCGGCGACTACGACACCGCCGAGCTGTGGGATTACCTCAACGACGAGGGGCAGTCGGCTGGCGTCGTCAATATGCCGACGATGTACCCCCCGCGGGACATTGACGGCCTCGTCGTCGCGGGCGGCCCGGACGCCGTCGAGGGGGAGTACCGCTCGATCAGTTCCGGCTACACTTCGCCGCCGGAACTGGCCGAAGAGCTAGAGTCCCGCTTCGATTACAGCGTCCACCCGGAGCCGCTGCTGTCCTCGAATGACGAACGCGGCGCTGAGGTCAAGGCCATTCTTGACCTGCTAGAGAAGCGCTTCGAGGTGGCGACGACACTCATGGACGAGCGGGACCTCGATTTCGTCCACGTCACGCTGTTCTATCTCAACGTCCTGCATCACTTCTTCTGGGACGACGACCCCAGTCTGCGCGCGTGGCAGCTCGTCGACGAGTGGGTCGGCCGGTTCGACGACCGCGAGGACCTGAACCTCGTGTTGATGTCCGACCACGGTTGTGACGCCACACAGACGGAATTTTACATCAACGAGTGGCTGGCCGAGAACGGCTATCAGGTCCGGGATACGAGCGTCGACGCGCTCCTCACGCGAATCGGGCTCGACCGAGAGAACCTGCTCGCGGTCGCAAAGCGGGCTGGACTGGTCGATACACTTGCCCGCGTCGTCCCTGAGTCTATCCAGCAACTCGTCCCGCAGCGCGACGGCGTCAAACGGGACCGCAAGCTCGAAGCCATCGACCTGGAACAGACGAAGGTCGTTGCTAGCGGGCAGGGGCCGGTGTACATCAACCCCCGATTCGACGTGGAATCGGTCCGCGAGTCGCTGATGGCCGACCTCCGCGAGGTCGAAGACGAGCACGGGCCGCTGTTCACTGACGTGTACAGAGGCGAGGACGTGTACAACGGCCCCTACGTCGACGCCGGTCCAGAGGTCGTTGTCGACCAGCGCCCAGGTGTCCACGTCAACGACGGCATCGGCGGCGGCACCATCCAGAGCGGCCCGGACCGCTGGGCGGCCGAGAACACACCCTACGGCATCTTCGCCGCCAGCGGGCCGGATTTCGAGCCACAGGGCGAACTCGACCGTATCAGCATTCTCGATATCGCGCCGACGGTGCTGGCTGCCCACGGCTGCGCTGTCCCGACTGATATGCGTGGCAAGGTGCTCCCGGTATTCCCCGACGACCCTGATGTCGGCGAGCGTGCCCCACTCAGTATCGAGGACGCCCTCGGAAGCGACGACGGCGACGCCGTCGAAGACCGGCTGAAACAACTGGGATACATGGAGTAG
- a CDS encoding CDC48 family AAA ATPase — MSGSTEAGVELTVEGANKRDAGRGIARLPESARTELGVLSGSPVIIDGDDMTVVKVWPADDDGSFVRIDSDTRANAGVNIGDTVTVTSGSVSEATEIAVQPVEPMPGSEDYESLVRKRLVDQIIQADERTHIDGLGTFLVRKTSPSGPVRVTDATAVTVLPGLDGGSGGSQSSSDETTTTNTPTAETESGVSYEDIGGLDEELDRIREMIEMPLSEPEEFRRLGIDPPSGVLLHGPPGTGKTLIARAVANEVDAYFDTISGPEIVSKYKGESEERLREAFEKAEANAPAILFVDEIDSIAGSRDEDADMENRVVAQLLTLMDGLEDRGRVVVIGATNRVDAIDPALRRGGRFDREIEIGVPGEHGRREIMDVHTRDMPLHEDVDLDRIAAQTHGFVGADLASLTTEAAMAALRTDRDDGDVHQDDFETALATVDPSAMREYVAESPTATFDDVGGLAEVKQTLTETIEWPLSYGELFTATNTDPPSGILLYGPPGTGKTLLARAVAGESDVNFIHVAGPEIMDRYVGESEEAVRELFERARQTAPSIIFLDEIDAIASHRGQGNEVTERVVSQLLAELDGITENPNLVVLAATNRRDMIDDALLRPGRLEQHVEVPNPDREAREEILAVHTAGKPLAADTDIDDLAEETDGFSGAELEAVVREASMLAIREVASAYGPEEATENAEEVEITPEHFSEALERERTR, encoded by the coding sequence ATGAGCGGGTCCACTGAGGCCGGTGTCGAACTCACCGTCGAGGGTGCGAACAAGCGTGACGCCGGGCGCGGTATCGCACGACTGCCGGAGTCCGCACGGACTGAACTGGGCGTGCTGAGCGGGTCGCCCGTCATCATCGACGGGGATGACATGACTGTCGTGAAAGTCTGGCCGGCTGACGATGACGGCTCGTTTGTCCGCATCGATTCGGACACCCGGGCCAACGCCGGCGTCAACATCGGCGACACGGTCACAGTAACAAGCGGGTCGGTCTCAGAGGCCACCGAAATCGCCGTCCAGCCGGTCGAACCGATGCCGGGGAGCGAGGACTATGAGAGTCTGGTCAGGAAGCGTCTCGTCGACCAGATTATTCAGGCTGACGAGCGGACCCACATCGATGGATTGGGAACCTTCCTCGTCCGGAAAACGTCTCCGTCGGGGCCAGTCCGAGTTACTGACGCGACAGCGGTGACCGTGCTGCCGGGGCTCGACGGCGGCAGCGGTGGGAGCCAGTCGTCATCCGACGAGACAACAACAACGAACACGCCGACCGCCGAAACGGAGTCCGGGGTGAGCTACGAGGACATCGGCGGCCTCGACGAGGAACTGGACCGTATCCGCGAGATGATAGAAATGCCCCTCTCGGAGCCCGAGGAGTTCCGCCGTCTGGGTATCGACCCACCGAGCGGCGTGTTGCTCCACGGCCCGCCCGGAACAGGGAAAACCCTCATCGCCCGCGCCGTCGCCAACGAGGTCGATGCCTACTTCGACACCATCTCCGGCCCCGAAATCGTCTCGAAATACAAGGGCGAAAGCGAGGAGCGACTCCGCGAGGCCTTCGAGAAAGCCGAAGCGAACGCGCCGGCTATCCTCTTTGTCGACGAAATTGACTCAATCGCTGGCTCCCGAGACGAGGACGCCGACATGGAGAACCGGGTCGTCGCCCAGTTGCTTACGCTGATGGACGGCCTCGAAGACCGGGGCCGCGTCGTCGTCATCGGCGCGACGAACCGCGTCGACGCCATCGACCCGGCGCTGCGCCGCGGTGGCCGCTTCGACCGCGAAATCGAAATCGGCGTCCCCGGCGAGCACGGCCGCCGCGAGATTATGGACGTCCACACGCGGGATATGCCGCTGCACGAGGACGTGGACCTCGACCGCATCGCCGCACAGACCCACGGCTTTGTCGGGGCTGACCTCGCGTCGCTGACCACCGAGGCCGCGATGGCCGCGCTCCGGACAGACCGCGATGATGGCGATGTCCATCAGGACGACTTCGAGACCGCGCTCGCCACTGTCGACCCCAGTGCGATGCGGGAGTACGTCGCCGAGTCGCCGACAGCGACTTTCGACGACGTGGGCGGGCTGGCCGAGGTCAAGCAGACGCTGACCGAGACCATCGAGTGGCCACTGTCGTATGGTGAACTGTTCACCGCAACGAATACCGACCCGCCCAGCGGCATCCTGCTGTATGGCCCGCCGGGAACCGGCAAAACCCTGCTCGCTCGGGCCGTCGCCGGCGAGAGCGACGTGAACTTCATCCACGTCGCCGGCCCCGAAATCATGGACCGCTACGTCGGCGAGAGCGAGGAAGCGGTCCGGGAACTGTTCGAACGTGCCCGCCAGACCGCACCGAGCATCATCTTCCTCGACGAGATCGACGCCATCGCCAGCCACCGCGGTCAGGGCAACGAGGTCACCGAGCGCGTCGTCTCCCAGCTGCTCGCCGAACTGGACGGCATCACCGAGAACCCCAATCTGGTCGTGCTGGCTGCGACCAACCGCCGGGACATGATTGACGATGCGCTCCTGCGACCGGGTCGCCTCGAACAGCACGTCGAGGTCCCGAACCCCGACCGTGAGGCCCGCGAAGAGATTCTCGCCGTCCACACCGCCGGGAAGCCACTCGCCGCTGACACCGATATCGATGACCTTGCTGAAGAGACCGACGGCTTCTCTGGCGCAGAGTTGGAGGCCGTCGTCCGCGAAGCGTCAATGCTGGCCATCCGGGAGGTCGCGTCCGCCTACGGGCCGGAAGAAGCCACCGAGAACGCTGAGGAAGTCGAGATCACGCCCGAACACTTCAGCGAAGCGCTGGAACGGGAACGGACGCGGTAG